The Periplaneta americana isolate PAMFEO1 chromosome 10, P.americana_PAMFEO1_priV1, whole genome shotgun sequence genome includes a window with the following:
- the LOC138707839 gene encoding ribitol-5-phosphate xylosyltransferase 1-like, whose product MRITWKLCVIFFSVAYITITVVAIYRLYSESKTIGYNSSGNIHFKRSSGIRKNYSELEKSSHRQETVEIWGKAAIGLFLWKHVLNGELQNLKNGFIQEGYLTVDDITFIYRSGPGIIQTTVPNDVQYLILVLNGRSDEKIAAAKLWLDYVPFYTKLKKLAVVLLGNERCNNNWILPYMRSRGGRIDLVFLVYDSPLVDNVEFHQWPLGVAVYRGFPNIKPQQVDVSSARSHVCNFLGTVYENSSRKILSRIIKSMNFQENCIILERKKWLPLETEESLKYYIDSLLKTDLTLCPVGINTECYRIYEAMSLGSVPIIENVRTDGTCDNVSSLAPLRLLKQYDAPVIYVRSWYELFELLKQEAELTLEEKVDRRTAVVKWYMNFKSAMSKHFLNTIKKKFF is encoded by the exons GTAATATTCACTTCAAGAGAAGTAGTGGCATCAGGAAGAACTACTCTGAATTGGAGAAGAGCAGTCACAGGCAAGAAACAGTCGAGATATGGGGAAAAGCAGCTATAGGTTTATTTCTTTGGAAGCACGTGTTGAATGGGGAACTTCAGAATTTGAAAAATGGATTCATTCAGGAGGGTTATTTAACAGTAGATGACATTACATTTATCTATCGCTCTGGACCAGGCATAATTCAAACCACAGTTCCAAATGACGTCCAGTATCTAATCCTTGTATTGAATGGTCGTTCAGACGAGAAGATAGCAGCTGCCAAACTCTGGCTAGACTATGTACCCTTTTATACAAAGCTGAAGAAACTGGCTGTTGTGCTTCTTGGAAATGAAAGATGTAACAACAACTGGATTCTCCCATATATGCGTTCTCGTGGAGGAAGAATTGACTTGGTGTTCCTTGTATACGATTCTCCACTAGTTGACAATGTTGAATTTCATCAGTGGCCTCTGGGTGTGGCTGT GTACCGGGGTTTCCCAAACATAAAGCCACAGCAAGTGGATGTATCTTCTGCTCGATCACATGTTTGCAACTTTTTAGGTACTGTCTACGAGAATTCATCCCGTAAAATCCTGTCGAGAATTATTAAGTCTATGAATTTTCAGGAAAACTGTATAATTTTGGAACGTAAAAA GTGGCTTCCTCTGGAAACTGAAGAGTCATTAAAGTATTACATAGATTCATTACTAAAAACAGATCTTACACTTTGTCCAGTAGGAATAAACACAGAATGTTACAGGATTTATGAAGCAATGTCCCTTGGAAGTGTGCCAAtaattgaaaatgtaagaacgGATGGCACTTGTGACAACGTTTCGTCACTGGCTCCATTGAGGCTTTTAAAGCAGTACGATGCACCTGTTATTTATGTGAGAAGTTGGTATGAGTTGTTCGAACTTCTGAAACAGGAAGCTGAGCTCACATTGGAGGAAAAAGTTGACAGGAGAACAGCCGTTGTCAAGTGGTACATGAATTTCAAATCTGCCATGAGTAAACATTTTCTTAACACAATCAAGAAAAAGtttttttaa